A stretch of the Cucurbita pepo subsp. pepo cultivar mu-cu-16 chromosome LG16, ASM280686v2, whole genome shotgun sequence genome encodes the following:
- the LOC111777446 gene encoding ubiquitin carboxyl-terminal hydrolase 8-like, producing MGGVSEDLSTSTSHLDSDNDQRVYFVPYRWWKDAHDSVTGDAGGKRGLPFLASPGSSYAGPMKIINSIFSSDLVFNLRREEDSSQNSENGEVGISGRDYALVSGEMWVQALKWHSDSKSSTRNGGSFSAAENNIADVYPLQLRLSIQREANILGVRISKKDNVVELFRRACKIFNVESELLRIWDFSGETISFFSNSNKQRQSDQELLLELQVYGLSDFIKCKEGKKDELANSILGNSCGSSLMMNGASGNGSASCFRVNSSVFSGSSREAGSLGLTGLQNLGNTCFMNSALQCLVHTPKLVDYFLGDYGREINHDNPLGMNGEIALAFGDMLRKLWAPGASPVAPRTFKSKLARFAPQFSGFNQHDSQELLAFLLDGLHEDLNRVKKKPYVEVKDGDGRPDNEVADEYWQNHLARNDSIIVDVCQGQYKSTLVCPICKKVSTTFDPFMYLSLPLPSTTTRTMTLTVVSTDGSTPAPHTITVPKSGKWEDLIKALSISCSLKADETLLVAEVYNNSILRYLEEPADSLSLIRDGDRLVAYRLAKDDEQMPLAVFMHQSIEEQYINGKRTTRLKAFGFPLVAKLPSAFNGSDIQAIYKKLLSPFQVPAPDALEENHTSDVDAIEKTREVENGTNSGSACAIDPLRSEDADNSPSDADLQFYTTDEKGFVRGSEIQVGEFVVGSEKSKRLYVLVSWPEKQIERYDTRLLTSLPEVFKSSYLTKRPQESVSLYKCLEAFLQEEPLGPEDMWYCPTCKKHCQASKKLDLWRLPEILVIHLKRFSYSRFMKNKLETYVDFPVDDLDLSMHVAYKNGHSCTRYVLYAVSNHYGSMGGGHYTAFVHQGGEQWYDFDDSHVYPIGLDKIKSSAAYVLFYRRVVA from the exons GTGGTGGAAGGACGCGCACGATTCTGTAACTGGCGATGCCGGTGGGAAGAGAGGACTTCCCTTCCTGGCATCGCCAGGTTCATCATATGCCGGACCAATGAAGATCATCAACAGTATTTTCAGCTCGGATCTTGTGTTTAATCtaagaagagaagaggatTCTTCgcaaaatagtgaaaatggtGAAGTAGGCATTTCAGGGAGGGACTACGCGTTGGTCTCCGGAGAAATGTGGGTGCAGGCACTTAAATG GCATAGTGATTCCAAGTCTTCAACGAGGAATGGTGGTAGCTTTTCCGCTGCAGAAAATAATATAGCAGATGTTTATCCTTTGCAGCTAAGGCTTTCTATCCAACGGGAGGCAAATATTTTGGGAGTGAGAATAAGCAAAAAG GATAATGTAGTCGAATTATTTAGAAGAGCATGCAAAATCTTCAATGTCGAGTCAGAGTTG TTGCGAATCTGGGACTTTTCGGGCGAAACAATATCCTTTTTTAGTAACAGTAATAAGCAACGACAGTCAGACCAAGAG CTTCTACTAGAATTACAAGTTTATGGGTTGTCAGATTTCATAAAGTgcaaagaagggaaaaaggaTGAATTGGCAAATTCTATTCTTGGAAATTCATGTGGTTCTTCACTTATGATGAATGGTGCTTCCGGAAATGGGAGTGCTAGCTGCTTCCGTGTAAATTCTTCAGTTTTTTCTGGAAGCTCTCGTGAAGCTGGTTCTTTAGGATTGACGGGCTTGCAAAATCTTGGCAACACATGTTTCATGAACAGTGCTCTGCAGTGCTTAGTTCACACTCCGAAACTTGTTGACTACTTTCTCGGTGACTATGGTAGAGAAATAAATCATGACAACCCATTGGGCATGAAT GGGGAAATAGCTTTGGCATTTGGAGATATGTTGAGGAAATTATGGGCGCCTGGCGCAAGTCCTGTGGCACCCAGAACGTTCAAGTCTAAGCTTGCTAGATTTGCTCCTCAATTCAGTGGCTTTAATCAACATGATTCTCAA gaGCTCCTTGCTTTTTTGTTGGATGGGCTCCATGAAGATCTCAATCGTGTGAAAAAGAAGCCTTATGTAGAAGTCAAGGATGGAGATGGACGACCTGATAATGAAGTAGCAGATGAATATTGGCAAAACCATTTGGCTCGCAATGACTCCATCATTGTTGATGTGTGCCAA GGTCAATATAAGTCAACATTAGTTTGTCCTATTTGCAAAAAGGTTTCTACTACCTTTGATCCATTCATGTATTTATCACTGCCTCTTCCTTCAACAACAACGCGAACAATGACTTTAACAGTTGTGAGCACTGATGGTAGTACTCCAGCTCCACATACCATTACAGTTCCCAAGTCCGGAAAATGGGAAGATCTAATAAAAGCACTTAGTATATCATGCTCTTTAAAAGCTGATGAGACTTTATTGGTTGCCGAG GTATACAACAACAGCATATTACGGTATCTTGAGGAGCCAGCCGATTCTTTATCCTTGATAAGAGATGGTGACAGATTGGTTGCCTATCGCTTAGCAAAAGATGATGAACAAATGCCCTTGGCTGTGTTCATGCATCAAAGCATCGAGGA GCAGTACATCAATGGGAAACGTACTACAAGGCTTAAGGCATTTGGATTTCCCCTCGTGGCCAAGCTGCCTAGTGCCTTTAATGGATCTGATATTCAAGCTATATACAAAAAATTGCTCAGTCCCTTCCAGGTGCCTGCTCCAGATGCTTTGGAAGAAAACCATACCTCTGATGTTGATGCAATTGAGAAAACCAGGGAGGTGGAGAATGGAACTAATTCCGGATCGGCTTGTGCAATTGATCCCTTGAGAAGTGAAGATGCAGACAATTCTCCGTCGGATGCTGATTTACAATTTTACACTACAGACGAGAAGGGATTCGTTCGGGGCTCTGAAATTCAAGTTGGTGAATTTGTAGTAGGGTCGGAAAAGAGCAAGCGGCTATATGTGCTTGTGTCCTGGCCAGAAAAGCAAATTGAGCGTTATGACACTCGCCTTCTTACCTCTTTACCTGAGGTTTTCAAATCCAGCTATCTTACAAAGAGACCTCAAGAATCTGTTTCTCTGTACAAGTGCCTTGAAGCTTTTTTGCAGGAGGAGCCTCTTGGACCCGAAGACATGTG GTATTGTCCTACTTGCAAAAAACACTGTCAAGCCAGTAAAAAGTTAGATCTTTGGAGATTACCAGAGATTTTGGTTATTCATTTGAAGAGGTTCTCATATAGCCGGTTCATGAAGAACAAGCTAGAGACATACGTTGACTTTCCTGTTGATGATCTGGATTTATCGATGCACGTTGCCTATAAGAATGGTCACTCTTGTACTCGCTATGTGCTTTATGCAGTCAGCAATCACTATGGGAGCATGGGAGGTGGCCATTACACAGCATTTGTCCAT CAAGGAGGTGAACAGTGGTATGACTTCGATGATAGCCATGTTTATCCAATTGGCCTTGATAAGATAAAATCTTCTGCTGCTTACGTTCTTTTCTACCGAAGAGTTGTAGCTTGA